A window of the Alphaproteobacteria bacterium genome harbors these coding sequences:
- a CDS encoding elongation factor Tu, with translation APIAMDEGLRFAIREGGRTVGAGVVAKIIE, from the coding sequence TCGCCCCCATCGCCATGGACGAAGGCCTGCGTTTCGCCATCCGCGAGGGTGGCCGCACGGTCGGCGCCGGCGTCGTCGCCAAGATTATCGAGTAG